The Microcoleus sp. FACHB-672 DNA segment ATCTTCGGAAAATGGCTGAAACCTTGGAAATTTTTCCTTACAAGCCGGTTATCAGTGTTATCATGCCGGTTTTTAACACACCAGAACGTTTCTTAAAAGAAGCAATTGAATCAGTTATTCATCAGGTTTATCCCTATTGGGAACTGTGCATTGCAGATGATGCTTCAACAGAATTGTATGTAAAATCGATTTTAAAGGAATATGCGGAAAAAGATTCCCGCATAAAAGTTCTTTTTAGAAGTAAAAATGGCCACATTGCTCGCGCTTCTAACTCAGCTTTAGAAATTGCCACTGGCGAATTTGTCGCACTGCTTGATCATGATGATTTATTAACGCCAGATGCCTTGTATGAAGTCGCGTTGCTGCTAAACCGGCATCCCGAAGCCGACATGATCTATTCAGATGAAGATAAAATTGATGAGGGTAATTGCCTCAAAGATCCCTTCTTCAAACCGGACTGGTGTCCCGACTCCTTCCTATCCCGAATGTATACTTGCCATTTGGGAATCTACCGGCGCTCAATTTTAAATGAAATTGGCGGATTTCGAGCCGGCTATGAAGGTAGCCAAGATTATGATCTTGTTCTTCGCTTCACAGAAAAAACCGAAAAAATCTTCCACATTTCTAAGATTCTTTACCACTGGCGAGTTCATCCAGAATCAACCGCAACCGGCACCGCCAGCGTCAAATCTTATGCTTACGAAGCCGCAGAAAAAGCGATTACAGAAGCCATTCACAGACGCGGCGAAAAAGGAAAAGTCACAGGCGTTACTGAGTATCTTGGACACTATACAGTTCGCTACAAAATCTCTGATTATAAATTAGTCAGTATCATCATTCCCACCAAGGATTTAGCAGGAATGCTGAATCAATGCCTGGAATCGATCTTTAAAAAGAGCGTTTACCCCAACTATGAAGTCATTGTCATAGATAACGGCAGCACAGAAGCCGCAACCGCCAAACTTTTTGCTGATTGGAGTGCAAAAGAACCCAGCCGGTTTAAATGTTACCCGCTCGATATTCCCTTTAACTACCCTAAACTTAATAACTATGCCGTAACCCAAGCCAAAGGCGACTATTTGCTCTTTTTAAATAATGACACAGAAATCGTTACACCCGATTGGATTGACGCAATGGTTGAGCAAGCGCAAAGACCCTCAATTGGAGCCGTCGGGGCACTTTTATTATATGACAATGATACCATCCAACACGCGGG contains these protein-coding regions:
- a CDS encoding glycosyltransferase family 2 protein; protein product: MFKSALSRPRHILSRLKHLSIIWKTKGTRHTLSKVFKKLYLKLDTTPPAVIEAAPAMATNDDPYARWLNKHYPRKADLRKMAETLEIFPYKPVISVIMPVFNTPERFLKEAIESVIHQVYPYWELCIADDASTELYVKSILKEYAEKDSRIKVLFRSKNGHIARASNSALEIATGEFVALLDHDDLLTPDALYEVALLLNRHPEADMIYSDEDKIDEGNCLKDPFFKPDWCPDSFLSRMYTCHLGIYRRSILNEIGGFRAGYEGSQDYDLVLRFTEKTEKIFHISKILYHWRVHPESTATGTASVKSYAYEAAEKAITEAIHRRGEKGKVTGVTEYLGHYTVRYKISDYKLVSIIIPTKDLAGMLNQCLESIFKKSVYPNYEVIVIDNGSTEAATAKLFADWSAKEPSRFKCYPLDIPFNYPKLNNYAVTQAKGDYLLFLNNDTEIVTPDWIDAMVEQAQRPSIGAVGALLLYDNDTIQHAGVVMGIGDVAGHSHRHFPSTTPGYVCQVKTISNYSAVTGACLMCRRDVFDSIGGFTEELAVAYNDVDLCLKMVAKGYRNIYLPHVVLYHYESKTRGYEDTPEKELRRLREAAILKSRWQYMIDHDPCYSPHLTRGREDYSINI